The Streptococcus sp. DTU_2020_1001019_1_SI_AUS_MUR_006 sequence AATCCCAGTCACCAACTATTACTACTTGCTAGAAAATCTAGCATTTTAAAATCTGCTAAATACACCAATGGCTGTAGCAAAGATACCTGCTAAGGTTACAAACAACATAATCAAAACGACGAATAGTGTCAATTTCTCAAAAAATGTTTTTTTACGTTTTCCATTATCACCAAATGCCATTATTTTCTCCTTTTCTATAATTCCCTATTTTTAATATTCTTCCGAAACTGGAGCAATTGCCCATAAAATTAAGTAAGCAATCAGTCCACTACCATAACAAAAAGCTAGAACTCCCCAGATTACACGTACAATCGTAGGATCAATATCAAAATAATTAGCTAGACCAGCGCATACTCCACCGATTTTTTGATCTCGACTACTTCTCATAAATTTCTTTTTCATTTCTTCATTTCCTTTCTTCGATGATCTTAGTCATTCCAATAATCTCTCAAATCATTCAACTGTTTCTTAGATGCCTTTAACATTCGTTTAGAACTTTTGACTGGAACTGAAACTGCCTGTTGTGGTATATAAAATACTGTCTTTAAAATACGTTTCGTAACAGGTTCATCTGCAGTCAATTCTTTTTCAAAATTGTTTGAGATGATAGCATCCAAATAAAACTCATGGACTCTCTTAGCAAAATTCTCAGCTGAAATTTCATACAATTTATCAGCCAAAAGGTTTTCATCCATGTCAGGCGTAGCAATAAGAGCCTCTAAAATAGCACCTGATAGATCACGCTCTTCATAATAAAGAGTTCCAAACATCTTATCGCTAATCAAATTATCTAGATAAGGATTTCCATGAGCTATTACCGGAGTCTTACTTGCAAGACTTTCAAGATAGGTCAAGCCTTGCGTCTCAC is a genomic window containing:
- a CDS encoding PspC domain-containing protein, which translates into the protein MKKKFMRSSRDQKIGGVCAGLANYFDIDPTIVRVIWGVLAFCYGSGLIAYLILWAIAPVSEEY
- a CDS encoding DUF4044 domain-containing protein, which translates into the protein MAFGDNGKRKKTFFEKLTLFVVLIMLFVTLAGIFATAIGVFSRF